The sequence below is a genomic window from Candidatus Binataceae bacterium.
CCGGACCTCGATATACTTCTTCACGCGCACCTCGGTGAAAATGGTGGTGAGGTGATTGCCCCAGTCTTCGAGCGTCGCACGCTCCTTGCCCCATCCGCGCGACATATACTGGCGAAAGGTGATGCCGGGCGGTTGGGTCAGATCGATGTAACGATGCTCGCGGATAAGAAAATACATCGGCACGTCGAGGGCGTACTCGACATAGTCCTCAAAGGAGGTGTCTTCGCGCAGAGCAAATTCCAGTACCCCGCTGCGATCGGGGTCGGTCTCGCTCCAGATGTGCCCGCGAAAACTCAGGTAGCCATTTAGACCGCCGTCCGAGAGCGGAGAGTTTGCGAAGACCGCGTAGATCAGAGGTACCAGGCCCATACTGACACGCAACTTGCGCATGGCGTCGGCCTCGTCCCCGTAATCCAGGTTAGCCTGCACTCCAGCGGTTTGCTTCATCATCCGCTGGCCGAGGCGGCTCTTGCGGGCCATGTAGGGATACATGATGCGGTAGCGCGTCTTGGGCAGCAGCTCGATCTCGTCGATTCGGCTGACCGGCTGCATGCCCAACCCGAGAATGGTCGCACCGGATTCGCGGCACACATTCATCAATTGCTCGACGTGGAGACTGAACTCGCGCTGCGCACAATGAATCGTGTCGCACTGTTCTCCAGACAATTCGATCTGACCACCGGGTTCGATAGTGATCGAGGAGCCTTCACCCCGGAGAGCAAGCACGCGGCCTTCTTCAGTCTCTGGCTCGTAACCGTGGCGATCCGCCAGGCGCTTCAGGATCCGTTCAACACCACGGGGACCGGAGAATGGCAGGGCGGTGCCGTCCTCGGCCGACACGGCGATCTTCTCGTACTCGGTACCCACGCGCCATTCGGAGCGCGGCTTGGAGCCTGATTGAAAATAGCGAATCAGATCCTCTTTTTTTTCAACTAAGTCGCTCATCGTTGGGGCTCCCAAAAAGAGGCCTGCCCGTCAAGCGCGCCTATCATGGCCCCCTCAATTGGCCGACGCAAGCCGGTTTCAATATGCCACTGTCGTGCGCGTTGCGCGTAGGTTCGTCAGCTCACTGGATTGTGGTGGACCCAAGCGAACATTAGGATTCGCGAAGCGAACAGCATGGAAGAGTGAGGACGGTATGAGCGATCTGGTGCTTGCGATCGACCAGGGAACCACCGGCACTACGGTTTTTGTGATCGATTCCAGGGGACGCGTCCGAGGTCGAGCGTACCGGGAGATTCGCCAGTACTACCCGCGCCCTGGATGGGTTGAGCACGACGCCGAAGAGATTGCGCACTCCGCGATTAGTCTGGCGAAGGCC
It includes:
- a CDS encoding glutamate-cysteine ligase family protein — encoded protein: MSDLVEKKEDLIRYFQSGSKPRSEWRVGTEYEKIAVSAEDGTALPFSGPRGVERILKRLADRHGYEPETEEGRVLALRGEGSSITIEPGGQIELSGEQCDTIHCAQREFSLHVEQLMNVCRESGATILGLGMQPVSRIDEIELLPKTRYRIMYPYMARKSRLGQRMMKQTAGVQANLDYGDEADAMRKLRVSMGLVPLIYAVFANSPLSDGGLNGYLSFRGHIWSETDPDRSGVLEFALREDTSFEDYVEYALDVPMYFLIREHRYIDLTQPPGITFRQYMSRGWGKERATLEDWGNHLTTIFTEVRVKKYIEVRTADSQPPSLMLALPALLKGVLYNDDCIQGAWDLVKRWTFAERLSITDAAQRAGLAARAGKITLRELGSELLAIAVSGLERARQLNKRGDDESIYLLRLLDLVRQGSTCGSLVIDRWKGPWNYDVKRLVQGSSYDSEAML